One Hydrogenobaculum sp. 3684 genomic window, CTATTGCCGCTACAACGTCTTTCATATCTATTTTTTTAAAAGCCCCAAAATATATCCTATTATAAAACCTATCACAAGAGCGCCAGTAAGCCACACTCCAATAGGATAATAGATAGTATGGTAGTAATACCCATCTATTGCAGGGCTTAACTTTAGAGAAAATAAGCTATCTTTATTTAACCACGTGATGTAGGCTAACAAAGCTACTATAAGAAAAAACAATACCCCATAAAACATTTTCATAGCTTAACCTCTTTTACTATCTCTTCTATTATAATAGAATTTTTCTTTTGAGTGGTATCGTCTGTCAATATTCTATGTGGAAGAGCTATTGGAGCTAACTCTATTATATCAAAAGGTGTTACAAAATCTCTATCCATCAAGAAGGCATAAGATTTGGCCAGATTTATCATTTGCAAAGTACCCCTTGGAGACACACCTACGTATACATCTTTGTGTTTTCTTGTTTTTTGCACTATAAACATAAGTACGTCTGCCACATCCTCTGATACGTGTATATGCTTTACATGTTTCATAATATCTAAAACATCTTGTTTTGTAAGTACAGATTGTATATCTACTAACCTTTCTGAAGGGTCCCCGTTCAAAATCATCAATTTTTCTACATCGTAGGAGGGATATCCCATAGATATTTTTATCATAAACCTATCCAATTCTGATTCTGGCAATGCAAACGTGCCATAGTTGTCCATTGGATTTTGAGTGGCTATTACACAAAAGACGTCTTCTAACTTGTGAGTTTTACCCTCTATGCTAACGGTTTTTTCTGCCATGGCTTCTAGTAAAGCGCTTTGAGTTTTTGGTGGAGCCCTATTTATCTCATCCGCAAGTATTATGTTGCTAAAGATAGGACCAGGTCTAAATATAAAATCTTTTTTCTTTTCGTCGTATATGTATATGCCCAATATATCCGAAGGCATCAAATCTGATGTAAATTGTATTCTATTAAAAGCCAAAGACATAGCTTTTGCCATAGATATAGCCAACGTAGTTTTACCAACACCGGGTACATCTTCTATAAGAATATGCCCGCCAGCAAAGAAAGCAGCCAATACATATCTTATAACGTTTTCTTTGCCTTTTATAATTCTTGATATTTCAAATTCTACTTTTTTAGGGTTTATAGCCATATAAACTGTTATATTTTATCTTAATATTCATCTTCTTGCCACATATCTTTTTGATATCTAACCACTTTGTTTCTGCCAGATTCTTTTGCCTTATAAAGAGCGACGTCTGCAAACTTAACAGCCTGCCAGAATCTATCAGTATCCGTTGGTATCTCTGAAACACCTATGCTTATTGTCTTTTTCAGTGTAGTTTTATTTGGTAAAGATATGACTTTGTTCTCTACATTTTTTCTTATTTTTTCTGCAATGTTTTCGCTCTCTCCTGGTTTTATGTTTGTTAAAAGCACTAAAAACTCCTCACCACCAAACCTTATGGGTATATCCGATTCTCTTATGGACTCTTTGATAGCTTGAGCAACAGATTTTAATACTAAATCTCCAGCATCATGACCATATGTATCGTTTACCTCTTTGAAATGATCAATGTCTAATATTAATATACCTATAGTCTCTCCTTTTCTTTTGGCGTTATTTAATATAGGGTCTATGGCTTCTTCTATATATCTTCTATTGTAGAATCCTGTTAATTGATCTTTTATAGATTGCTCTTTTAGTTTCTCCATTAAAAGCTTAGACTCCATAACAGGTATAGCTTCATCTAGATAGCCTTTTATATAAGGTATCATCATATTTACAAAATCTTTCATATAGTGTTCGTATACAATTTGCAATACGTTGTGCACGTGTCCGTTTAGATATATTGGGATACAGTAATATTCCAAAGAATCTTCTTGTTTTTGAAATTCGTTATACTCTTTTATAAAGCATTTGCATACGTTTGGAAATTCATCGCTATCCACATCTGCACCGGTTCTATAGGCTCTGCAACAGCTGTTGTCCTTTAGAATATCATCCTTGCACCAGAGTTTGTCGGTGCCATTTACAAATATTAGCTTCATTTTATCGTAGTTTATTTCGTATAGGCTAAACTTATCCAAAGACATGTAGTGTTCTAGTATTAGGCGTAGTCTTTCGTATATATCTTCTTTAGAGCCATCTTTTTCTATGGTTTTTTTGAATTTATATATATTTTCTAGTTCTGTTACTATTTTATCTGTATCTTTTATGGTGTTGCCGGAATCCATAACATCGTATCCTATTAGAGTGAAAGCTTTTTGATGTATACTGTTTAAAGCGTTATGCAGTATATCGATCATCTTATTGAAAGATATAACCACTTTGCCAGCCTCGTCTATCATTTCGTTATTTTCTAATACGCTGCTATCTCTTATTTTAGCTTCTTCAAATCTCCCTTCTTGTAGTAAGCCGAAGCTTTTTATAAGTTTATTAAACATATCTATATATGGTTTTGAGAATCTAAATATAGAGTAAGATAACGCACCAAAAAGCCCAACAAAAATTAACAGCGTAGTTAACATTACTAAAAATGCTTTATACCTTATGTCTGTTACGTCAAGTGTTATATCTATTGCGCCTAATACCTGGCCGTTTTGGACCTCGTGGCACTGAAGGCAATTTACTATGCCTTTATTTGATGCTTTATAGGGTATTATGTCTCTAACAAGCACTTTTGATGGGGTTTCATATATTTTGTAAATAGGCTTTCCTGTTAAAAGCACAAGTTTTTCTAAGTTGTCTATTGGTTGTTCTGTCGGAAGCCCTGGACCAAACTGTTTATCTACAGCTTCTCCCCTTACTATATGTATGTTTGTTACACCTTTTACTCGCTCAAGCCTTTTAATATAAGACTCCCTATCTTTTATAACGCCCATTACCATCAAAGATGTTAGTCCGTCTCTTACAATACCGGCCACAGTATTGGCTTTTGACAAGGCATATCTTATTCCTTGTTCTCTAAAAGAAATGGCAAATATTCCCTCCGTTATAATAACTATTGATATTATAAGTAAGAGCAATCTAAATATAAGTTTATGCGTTATAGAGGTAGCTATAAACTTTTTTATTTTATAAAACATATACATGACTTAATTATACTACAAGACAACTTAAGATGATAAGCTATTTTTCTTTATATAGGCTAAAGATAAAAAATCCTACCAGTAAAAACATAATTGCCAATATGACTATCAAAGCTTTTATATATATCATTCCATTTTAGTAAATACGTATATAAACCCAAACACTATTGGAATAAATATAGGAGCTATTACAAAAGCCCAAAAGCTAAATCTTTCCATAAAGAGTACACCTCCTTAGTATTATTATAACTAAGCATTGTGCAAATTTTATAAATTTTTGTGATATAATCTTTACCTATGGATATAATAGGCATGATGAAACAGCTTAAAAGCTTAGAGCTAGAGTATGAAAAACTAAAAACTGAGCTTGCTTCTAAAGAGCATATGTTAGAAAGAGCGGGTATTACCATAAAATTTGACGGTCTTGGCAATATAAAGGATTTTAGTATATCAGAAGATGTGTCTTCAAAACCTATAGCAGAATTTAAG contains:
- a CDS encoding MoxR family ATPase, translating into MAINPKKVEFEISRIIKGKENVIRYVLAAFFAGGHILIEDVPGVGKTTLAISMAKAMSLAFNRIQFTSDLMPSDILGIYIYDEKKKDFIFRPGPIFSNIILADEINRAPPKTQSALLEAMAEKTVSIEGKTHKLEDVFCVIATQNPMDNYGTFALPESELDRFMIKISMGYPSYDVEKLMILNGDPSERLVDIQSVLTKQDVLDIMKHVKHIHVSEDVADVLMFIVQKTRKHKDVYVGVSPRGTLQMINLAKSYAFLMDRDFVTPFDIIELAPIALPHRILTDDTTQKKNSIIIEEIVKEVKL
- a CDS encoding GGDEF domain-containing protein codes for the protein MYMFYKIKKFIATSITHKLIFRLLLLIISIVIITEGIFAISFREQGIRYALSKANTVAGIVRDGLTSLMVMGVIKDRESYIKRLERVKGVTNIHIVRGEAVDKQFGPGLPTEQPIDNLEKLVLLTGKPIYKIYETPSKVLVRDIIPYKASNKGIVNCLQCHEVQNGQVLGAIDITLDVTDIRYKAFLVMLTTLLIFVGLFGALSYSIFRFSKPYIDMFNKLIKSFGLLQEGRFEEAKIRDSSVLENNEMIDEAGKVVISFNKMIDILHNALNSIHQKAFTLIGYDVMDSGNTIKDTDKIVTELENIYKFKKTIEKDGSKEDIYERLRLILEHYMSLDKFSLYEINYDKMKLIFVNGTDKLWCKDDILKDNSCCRAYRTGADVDSDEFPNVCKCFIKEYNEFQKQEDSLEYYCIPIYLNGHVHNVLQIVYEHYMKDFVNMMIPYIKGYLDEAIPVMESKLLMEKLKEQSIKDQLTGFYNRRYIEEAIDPILNNAKRKGETIGILILDIDHFKEVNDTYGHDAGDLVLKSVAQAIKESIRESDIPIRFGGEEFLVLLTNIKPGESENIAEKIRKNVENKVISLPNKTTLKKTISIGVSEIPTDTDRFWQAVKFADVALYKAKESGRNKVVRYQKDMWQEDEY